In one Longimicrobiaceae bacterium genomic region, the following are encoded:
- a CDS encoding NAD-dependent deacylase codes for MTTEGLDRAAEWIARAERVVVSTGAGMSRESGIPTFRDAMEGLWAQYDPQELATEAGFRANPRRVWSWYAHRRRQIEKCEPHAGHYALAEMAPLVPHLTLGTQNVDGLHARAGSPDVIELHGNITRAKCLDHGHPFAGPLSSEAEDEDPPPCPVCGSPLRPDVVWFGEMLPEGGLERARAESERCGVILVVGTSGTVWPAAELPYVAQAAGARIVEINPEPSEVTAAADLFVQAPAGVALPALLARLREARDG; via the coding sequence ATGACGACGGAGGGGCTGGACCGGGCGGCGGAGTGGATCGCGAGGGCGGAGCGGGTGGTGGTGTCCACGGGCGCGGGGATGTCGCGGGAGAGCGGCATCCCGACGTTCCGCGACGCGATGGAGGGGCTGTGGGCGCAGTACGATCCGCAGGAGCTGGCGACGGAGGCGGGCTTCCGCGCGAACCCGCGGCGGGTGTGGAGCTGGTACGCGCACCGGCGGCGGCAGATCGAGAAGTGCGAGCCGCACGCGGGGCACTACGCGCTGGCGGAGATGGCGCCGCTGGTCCCGCATCTCACGCTCGGCACGCAGAATGTGGACGGCCTACACGCGCGCGCCGGATCGCCGGACGTTATCGAGCTTCACGGCAACATCACGCGCGCGAAGTGCCTGGACCACGGCCACCCGTTCGCCGGCCCGCTCTCGTCCGAGGCGGAGGACGAGGACCCGCCGCCGTGCCCTGTCTGCGGGTCGCCGCTGCGGCCGGACGTCGTCTGGTTCGGCGAGATGCTCCCGGAGGGCGGGCTGGAGCGGGCGCGCGCGGAATCCGAGCGCTGCGGCGTGATCCTCGTGGTCGGCACGTCCGGCACCGTCTGGCCCGCGGCCGAGCTGCCGTACGTCGCGCAGGCGGCCGGCGCGCGCATCGTGGAGATCAATCCGGAGCCCAGCGAGGTAACCGCCGCGGCGGACCTTTTCGTGCAGGCTCCCGCGGGCGTGGCGCTGCCCGCGCTGCTCGCCCGGCTACGCGAGGCGCGCGACGGGTGA
- the pyk gene encoding pyruvate kinase: MNRRTKIVCTLGPSSWSPERIDALIAAGMDVARINFSHGELERHAETIRNVREAAVRAGRPIAVLGDLQGPKIRVGVLPEPVTLEPGDAVVFAPEGEHTGTELPTTFHELSQDVDVGDVVLLADGLMELIVEDVQAPRVKMRVIHGGILTSNKGINLPGVRVSVPSLTAKDLRDLDFALEQGVDYIALSFVRAAEDVLDLVHRIPPGGPLVVVKVEKGLALDNLQPILNASAAAMVARGDLGVELPFERVPLAQKRMIQLANLSSRPVITATQMLESMIENPRPTRAEASDVANAIIDGTDAVMLSAETATGKFPVQAVQSMVRIAQEIEDSHILEAGPHYDIPIERSEDGTTPTERAIAGAVVEAVRRLNAPLILTFTSSGSTARVVSSFRPPVPILALADSQRTCNQLALVWGVIPVLCSEEATFEEMLECGRETAVKLGLAKKGDRVVLTAGLPMHVAGTTNLLRVEEL; this comes from the coding sequence ATGAACCGACGCACCAAGATCGTCTGCACGCTGGGTCCCTCGTCCTGGTCTCCCGAACGCATCGACGCGCTGATCGCCGCCGGGATGGACGTGGCGCGCATCAACTTCTCGCACGGCGAGCTGGAGCGGCACGCCGAGACCATCCGCAACGTGCGCGAGGCCGCCGTCCGCGCCGGCCGCCCCATCGCCGTGCTCGGCGACCTGCAGGGCCCCAAGATCCGCGTGGGCGTCCTTCCCGAGCCCGTCACGCTGGAGCCCGGCGACGCCGTGGTCTTCGCGCCCGAGGGCGAGCACACCGGCACCGAGCTGCCCACCACCTTCCACGAGCTGTCGCAGGACGTGGACGTAGGCGACGTCGTCCTCCTCGCCGACGGGCTGATGGAGCTGATCGTGGAGGACGTGCAGGCGCCGCGGGTGAAGATGCGCGTGATCCACGGCGGCATCCTCACCAGCAACAAGGGCATCAACCTGCCCGGCGTGCGCGTGAGCGTGCCGTCGCTCACCGCCAAGGACCTGCGCGACCTGGACTTCGCGCTGGAGCAGGGGGTGGACTACATCGCCCTCTCCTTCGTCCGCGCCGCCGAGGACGTGCTGGACCTGGTGCACCGCATCCCCCCCGGCGGCCCGCTGGTCGTCGTCAAAGTCGAGAAGGGGCTCGCGCTCGACAATCTCCAGCCCATCCTCAACGCCAGCGCGGCGGCGATGGTGGCGCGCGGCGACCTGGGCGTGGAGCTGCCGTTCGAGCGCGTGCCGCTGGCGCAGAAGCGGATGATCCAACTCGCCAACCTCTCCAGCCGGCCGGTGATCACGGCCACGCAGATGCTGGAGAGCATGATCGAGAACCCGCGCCCCACGCGCGCCGAGGCGTCGGACGTGGCGAACGCGATCATCGACGGCACCGACGCGGTGATGCTCTCGGCGGAGACGGCAACGGGCAAGTTCCCCGTTCAGGCCGTGCAGTCGATGGTGCGCATCGCCCAGGAGATCGAGGACTCCCACATCCTGGAGGCGGGGCCGCACTACGACATCCCCATCGAGCGTTCGGAAGACGGCACCACGCCCACCGAGCGCGCCATTGCCGGCGCGGTGGTGGAGGCCGTCCGCCGCCTCAACGCGCCGCTCATCCTCACCTTCACCAGCAGCGGCTCGACGGCGCGCGTCGTCTCCTCCTTCCGCCCGCCGGTGCCGATCCTGGCGCTGGCCGACTCGCAGCGCACGTGCAACCAGCTCGCGCTGGTGTGGGGCGTGATCCCCGTGCTGTGCTCGGAAGAGGCGACTTTCGAGGAGATGCTGGAGTGCGGGCGGGAGACGGCGGTGAAGCTGGGGCTGGCGAAGAAGGGCGACCGCGTGGTGCTCACCGCCGGCCTGCCCATGCACGTGGCCGGCACCACCAACCTGCTGCGCGTAGAGGAGCTGTGA
- a CDS encoding MBL fold metallo-hydrolase, with protein sequence MRLRFLGTGTSFGIPVIGCPCAVCHSADERDRRTRHAALLEDGGRRLLVDTPPELRLQLLAAGVGDVDAVWYTHCHADHVHGVDDLRAFSIRRTTALPVYASASCVRSLESRFDYVFDPSIRPIEGTSKPEAELRAFHAYQPLDVAGFRMLPLPVPHGHVEAYGFRVGGLGYVTDAKSLPEATIAALEGVDVLVLNALWYGDPHPTHFTIEEAVEAAQRIGARATYLTHLTHRVGHRELEDKLPAGIHPAYDGLLVEIGEG encoded by the coding sequence ATGAGGCTGCGCTTCCTGGGCACGGGCACGTCGTTCGGCATCCCCGTCATCGGCTGCCCGTGCGCCGTGTGCCACTCGGCCGACGAGCGAGACCGGCGCACCCGCCACGCGGCGCTGCTGGAGGATGGCGGACGCCGCCTGCTGGTGGACACGCCGCCCGAGCTTCGGCTGCAACTCCTCGCAGCGGGAGTGGGCGACGTGGACGCCGTCTGGTACACCCATTGCCACGCCGACCACGTGCACGGGGTGGACGACCTGCGCGCCTTCTCCATCCGGCGCACGACGGCGCTGCCGGTGTACGCGTCGGCGTCGTGCGTGCGGTCGCTGGAGTCGCGCTTCGACTACGTGTTCGACCCGTCGATCCGCCCCATCGAGGGCACCAGCAAGCCCGAGGCGGAGCTGCGCGCCTTCCACGCGTACCAACCCCTCGACGTCGCCGGCTTCCGCATGCTGCCGCTGCCGGTGCCGCACGGGCACGTGGAGGCGTACGGGTTCCGCGTGGGCGGCCTCGGCTACGTCACCGACGCCAAGTCGCTGCCGGAGGCGACGATCGCCGCGCTGGAAGGGGTGGACGTGCTGGTGCTGAACGCGCTGTGGTACGGCGACCCGCACCCCACGCACTTCACGATCGAGGAAGCGGTGGAGGCCGCCCAGCGCATCGGCGCGCGCGCGACGTACCTCACGCACCTCACCCACCGCGTGGGCCACCGCGAGCTGGAGGACAAGCTCCCGGCGGGCATCCACCCCGCGTACGACGGGCTGCTGGTGGAGATCGGGGAGGGCTGA
- a CDS encoding glucose-6-phosphate isomerase has protein sequence MAGSDSIVLDYNNMLAPRLGGGHGVDPADFAGMAERFKAAHADAETRRQAGELGFFELVEGGETLRSIQQFAEGPGQAFSTIVVLGIGGSALGTIALRTALLDPYWNELDDEGRDFFPRLYVLDNIDPATFAAFLKRIDLAKTLFNVVSKSGGTAETMSQYLIIRDLLEAQLGEHYRGHLLFTTDPEKGVLRQIAKAEGIATLPIPGNVGGRFSVLSAVGLLPAAMVGIDVGELLAGAKAMAERCATDDLAKNPAGAYAALQYLADTKARAPIHVMMPYSDRLRDVADWFRQLWAESLGKAKGRDGADVHVGPTPVKSLGATDQHSQVQLYVEGPFDKTITFLCERDGGDDVPIPSRYPEHGELSYLGGHSLGELLRTEMLATEAALAKRGRMSMTLEIPAVDARSLGALFFLLEAATVYAGHFYGIDAMDQPGVELGKQLTYGIMGRPGFDEAKQEWEGREPKREDWTIR, from the coding sequence ATGGCTGGCAGCGATTCGATCGTCCTGGACTACAACAACATGCTGGCGCCGCGGCTGGGCGGCGGGCACGGCGTGGACCCGGCCGACTTCGCGGGGATGGCGGAGCGCTTCAAGGCCGCGCACGCGGATGCGGAGACGCGCCGCCAGGCGGGCGAGCTGGGCTTCTTCGAGCTGGTGGAGGGCGGCGAAACGCTGCGGTCGATCCAGCAGTTCGCCGAGGGGCCGGGGCAGGCGTTCAGCACCATCGTGGTGCTCGGTATCGGCGGGAGCGCGCTGGGGACGATCGCGCTGCGGACGGCGCTGCTGGACCCGTACTGGAACGAGCTGGACGACGAGGGGCGCGACTTCTTCCCCCGTCTCTACGTCCTGGACAACATCGACCCGGCGACCTTCGCGGCGTTCCTCAAGCGCATCGACCTGGCGAAGACGCTCTTCAACGTGGTCTCCAAGTCCGGCGGCACGGCCGAGACGATGAGCCAGTACCTCATCATCCGCGACCTGCTGGAGGCCCAGCTCGGCGAGCACTATCGCGGCCACCTCCTCTTCACCACCGATCCCGAGAAGGGCGTCCTCCGCCAGATCGCGAAGGCGGAGGGCATCGCCACGCTGCCCATCCCCGGCAACGTGGGCGGCCGCTTCTCCGTCCTCTCCGCCGTGGGCCTGCTGCCTGCGGCGATGGTGGGCATCGACGTTGGCGAGCTGCTCGCGGGCGCCAAGGCGATGGCGGAGCGCTGCGCGACGGACGACCTGGCGAAGAACCCCGCCGGTGCCTACGCCGCGCTCCAGTACTTGGCGGACACGAAGGCCAGGGCGCCCATTCACGTGATGATGCCGTACTCGGACCGCCTGCGCGACGTGGCGGACTGGTTCCGGCAGCTGTGGGCGGAGAGCCTGGGCAAGGCGAAAGGCCGCGACGGCGCCGACGTGCACGTGGGCCCCACGCCGGTCAAGTCGCTGGGCGCGACCGACCAGCACTCGCAGGTGCAGCTGTACGTGGAAGGCCCGTTCGACAAGACGATCACCTTCCTCTGCGAGCGCGATGGCGGCGACGACGTGCCGATTCCGTCGCGCTACCCGGAGCACGGAGAGCTCAGCTACCTGGGCGGCCACTCGCTCGGCGAGCTGCTTCGCACCGAGATGCTGGCGACCGAGGCGGCGCTGGCGAAGCGCGGACGGATGAGCATGACGCTGGAGATCCCGGCGGTGGACGCCCGGTCGCTGGGCGCCCTCTTCTTCCTGCTGGAGGCGGCCACGGTGTACGCGGGCCACTTCTACGGCATCGACGCCATGGACCAGCCGGGCGTGGAGCTGGGCAAGCAGCTCACGTACGGCATCATGGGCCGCCCCGGCTTCGACGAAGCCAAGCAGGAGTGGGAAGGCCGCGAGCCCAAGCGGGAAGACTGGACGATCCGTTGA
- a CDS encoding diacylglycerol kinase family protein, whose amino-acid sequence MSLDGNPYAGRHLVVLNPAAGQQDPARVRRQLGGAFAVRGAAFDIVETAGQGDAERFARRGAELGYRAVVAVGGDGTVGEVITGLAGTDVPLALVPRGTGNQVAHNLGIPRALDAAVEVAVNGRPVPLDVGQLDDGRYFALAAGAGLDAEVIAAATRKMKDRWGFGAYLLAGLRVGVVPRPALYRITADDETLEVEASMVLAANVGQFVSPYFPVGVSIGPAVSFSDGLLDVCIFAPRTVTDMAGVLWRVASGRYAGDDRMIYLQAREVRIESDPPVVTQVDGELVGQTPLVARAIAAGAYVLVPR is encoded by the coding sequence TTGAGCCTGGACGGAAACCCGTACGCCGGGCGGCATCTCGTCGTCCTGAACCCGGCGGCCGGCCAGCAGGACCCGGCCCGCGTGCGCCGCCAGCTAGGCGGCGCATTCGCCGTTCGGGGGGCCGCGTTCGATATCGTGGAGACGGCGGGGCAGGGAGATGCGGAGCGGTTCGCCCGCCGCGGCGCGGAGCTGGGCTACCGCGCGGTGGTCGCCGTCGGCGGCGACGGCACGGTGGGCGAGGTCATCACCGGGCTGGCGGGCACGGATGTGCCCCTGGCGCTGGTGCCGCGCGGCACCGGCAACCAGGTCGCGCACAACCTGGGCATCCCGCGCGCTCTGGACGCGGCGGTGGAGGTCGCCGTCAACGGCCGGCCCGTGCCGTTGGACGTGGGGCAGCTGGACGACGGGCGCTACTTCGCGCTTGCGGCCGGCGCCGGGCTGGACGCGGAGGTCATCGCCGCCGCCACGCGCAAGATGAAGGACCGCTGGGGCTTCGGTGCCTACCTGCTCGCCGGCCTTCGCGTGGGCGTCGTGCCGCGCCCGGCGCTCTACCGCATCACGGCGGACGACGAGACGCTGGAGGTGGAGGCGTCGATGGTGCTGGCGGCGAACGTGGGGCAGTTCGTGTCGCCGTACTTCCCCGTGGGCGTGAGCATCGGGCCCGCGGTGTCGTTCAGCGACGGGCTGCTCGACGTGTGCATCTTCGCGCCGCGCACGGTCACCGACATGGCGGGCGTCCTCTGGCGCGTCGCCAGCGGCCGCTACGCCGGCGACGACCGCATGATCTACCTGCAAGCCCGCGAGGTCCGCATCGAGTCCGATCCCCCCGTCGTCACCCAGGTCGACGGCGAGCTCGTCGGCCAGACCCCGCTCGTCGCGAGGGCGATTGCGGCGGGTGCGTACGTACTGGTACCGCGGTAG
- a CDS encoding lanthionine synthetase LanC family protein, with protein sequence MTPDPATPGAFLDAAAAIGARLCRDAIWDGRRCNWVGDTPDPSAGAWAIVHRALGPTLYDGTSGIALFLARLHALTGERPFRTAAEGALRHALSRRDALPPETRAALHSGLAGIAYSLAVSGDALAADEWTDHARTVALETAEVPMHPSAVDVISGSAGVIPALLDLHARFGDDALADAAVRHGDFLLSLAKRGEHGTSWRTLEMATHHDLTGYSHGAAGIALSLLELAHATGEACFRAEAEEGFRYERRWFSPQHGNWPDFRIFGAGPDGAPTPPSYGVAWCHGAPGIGLSRLRAYELTGDAIYRHEAEAALRTTASGLAGAEANGGTGFSLCHGDAGNADLLIQAASVLGDAASRTAAERVGWMGINRYLAPDAPWPCGVPNGGETPGLMIGLAGIGYFYLRLHDARNAAPVLVIEPGKRAEPRKMPGRWNAQPGELVGAD encoded by the coding sequence ATGACGCCTGATCCCGCCACGCCCGGCGCCTTCCTGGACGCAGCCGCCGCCATCGGCGCGCGCCTGTGCCGCGACGCCATCTGGGACGGGCGCCGCTGCAACTGGGTGGGCGACACGCCCGATCCTTCCGCCGGCGCGTGGGCCATCGTCCACCGCGCGCTCGGTCCAACGCTGTACGACGGGACCAGCGGCATCGCGCTCTTCCTCGCACGCCTGCACGCGCTCACGGGCGAGCGGCCGTTCCGCACCGCCGCGGAGGGCGCGCTGCGGCACGCGCTCTCGCGCCGGGACGCGCTGCCGCCGGAGACGCGCGCGGCGCTGCACTCCGGCCTTGCGGGCATCGCGTACTCGCTTGCGGTTTCGGGAGATGCGCTCGCGGCGGACGAGTGGACCGACCACGCGCGCACCGTCGCGCTGGAGACGGCGGAGGTGCCGATGCATCCTTCCGCGGTGGATGTCATCTCCGGAAGCGCCGGCGTCATCCCCGCCCTGCTCGACCTCCACGCTCGTTTTGGCGACGATGCGCTGGCGGATGCGGCAGTTCGGCACGGAGACTTCCTGCTCTCGCTGGCGAAGCGAGGCGAGCACGGGACGTCGTGGCGCACGCTGGAGATGGCGACGCACCACGACCTCACCGGCTACTCGCACGGCGCGGCGGGCATCGCGCTGTCGCTGCTGGAGCTGGCGCACGCGACCGGGGAGGCGTGTTTCCGCGCGGAGGCGGAGGAGGGATTCCGCTACGAGCGGCGATGGTTCAGCCCGCAGCACGGCAACTGGCCGGACTTCCGCATCTTCGGCGCGGGACCGGACGGTGCGCCCACGCCGCCTTCGTACGGCGTCGCGTGGTGCCACGGCGCGCCGGGCATCGGCCTCAGCCGCCTGCGCGCGTACGAGCTGACGGGCGATGCCATCTACCGCCACGAAGCCGAAGCGGCGCTGCGCACGACCGCCTCCGGCCTGGCCGGGGCGGAGGCGAACGGCGGCACCGGCTTCTCCCTCTGCCACGGAGATGCGGGGAACGCGGACCTGCTGATCCAGGCTGCGTCGGTGCTGGGCGATGCCGCCTCGCGCACCGCCGCCGAGCGCGTGGGCTGGATGGGCATCAACCGCTACCTCGCGCCGGACGCCCCCTGGCCGTGCGGAGTCCCCAACGGCGGCGAGACGCCCGGGCTGATGATCGGCCTGGCCGGGATCGGCTACTTCTACCTCCGCCTCCACGACGCACGAAACGCCGCCCCCGTGCTCGTTATCGAGCCGGGAAAGCGAGCGGAGCCGAGGAAGATGCCGGGGAGATGGAACGCGCAACCGGGCGAGCTCGTCGGCGCGGACTGA
- a CDS encoding T3SS effector HopA1 family protein, whose translation MTATHAERIAAVVRGVRVLSPTAFHVAGQRFDAPPPAAPATEPPVIPALRDALYRFAYVQPFTGTAPPPPAPARADDDLLPALVAANPRRARWEEGWEIAQTLPSGQVVAKRHATSRFLWPGEFVTLDGPGVPPRVGMRASLFRPAEAQWLQPGFYYAFGDAGGDGSADRHVVRLYWSVTPEGAPALLANLVTRLNRYGIPFRFKVLTHRSLFPRSDAAVLYVSRRYYRLSAELAMEVRAEMGASVGDDVPLFTRRIAPGVGLAEDPQTGESFGMARCKTLAEGLWSAHGRGLADDGARMAEVAAHFGRAGIDLEHPYLNPGSPHRYEVPGHDA comes from the coding sequence ATGACCGCCACGCACGCCGAGCGCATCGCCGCCGTGGTCCGCGGCGTCCGGGTGCTCTCGCCCACGGCCTTCCACGTGGCCGGGCAGCGCTTCGACGCGCCGCCGCCGGCTGCACCCGCCACCGAGCCGCCCGTGATCCCCGCCCTGCGCGACGCGCTGTACCGCTTCGCGTACGTGCAGCCGTTCACGGGCACTGCCCCACCGCCGCCCGCGCCCGCGAGGGCGGACGACGACCTGCTTCCCGCGCTCGTGGCCGCGAATCCGCGCCGTGCGCGGTGGGAGGAGGGCTGGGAGATCGCGCAGACGCTGCCCTCGGGCCAGGTGGTCGCCAAACGCCACGCCACGTCGCGCTTCCTGTGGCCGGGCGAGTTCGTCACGCTCGATGGGCCCGGCGTGCCGCCGCGGGTGGGGATGCGCGCCAGCCTTTTCCGCCCGGCCGAGGCGCAGTGGCTCCAGCCCGGCTTCTACTACGCGTTCGGAGATGCGGGCGGGGACGGCAGCGCGGACCGGCACGTCGTCCGCCTGTACTGGAGCGTCACGCCGGAGGGCGCGCCCGCGCTCCTGGCGAACCTGGTGACGCGGCTCAACCGCTACGGAATCCCGTTCCGCTTCAAGGTGCTCACCCACCGCTCGCTCTTCCCGCGGTCCGACGCGGCGGTGCTGTACGTCTCGCGCCGTTACTATCGCCTCTCCGCCGAGCTGGCGATGGAGGTGCGGGCGGAGATGGGCGCCTCGGTCGGCGACGACGTGCCGCTCTTCACGCGGCGGATCGCGCCCGGCGTGGGCCTGGCGGAAGACCCGCAGACGGGGGAGAGCTTCGGGATGGCGCGGTGCAAGACGCTGGCGGAAGGGCTGTGGAGCGCCCACGGCCGCGGCCTGGCGGACGACGGCGCGCGGATGGCCGAGGTCGCCGCGCACTTCGGCCGCGCCGGCATCGACCTGGAGCACCCGTACCTGAACCCTGGCTCGCCCCATCGCTACGAGGTGCCCGGCCATGACGCCTGA
- a CDS encoding phosphotransferase, which produces MILSKHNLVHFLMEHGLVTPAAVVDGGYAVHDLTRRNRNFRVTLGDGTGLFVKQAQDWTPYSAETIRREAACYRLARTEPAYAALGGLLPRDRLWDETAQVLVLELLPGRENLSEYHHRHGRFPLEMATRLGTMLGTYHREAGRGAAAGIDSIFPRQPPWILSVHFHNPSLFGPVSAGIRQMLGILESHPDFGRALDAIRTGWRHEALVHGDMKWENCIVLPPSTDDGLPDLRIVDWELADVGDPCWDVGSLFQAYLCAWILSMPMDGAAAETLIARAHLPVERMQPAMRTFWQAYVRTRGAGRTEAEELMARSIRYAAARMIQTAWEWTSGHERMSPQMAAVLQVSLNVLARPDDAVVHLLGIDARMAA; this is translated from the coding sequence ATGATCCTCTCCAAGCACAACCTCGTCCACTTCCTCATGGAGCACGGGCTGGTCACGCCCGCGGCCGTGGTGGACGGCGGCTACGCGGTGCACGACCTCACGCGCCGCAACCGCAACTTCCGCGTGACGCTGGGCGACGGCACCGGGCTGTTCGTGAAGCAGGCGCAGGACTGGACGCCGTACTCGGCCGAGACCATCCGGCGCGAGGCGGCGTGCTACCGGCTGGCGCGCACCGAGCCGGCGTACGCCGCGCTGGGCGGCCTGCTCCCCCGCGACCGCCTGTGGGACGAAACGGCGCAGGTGCTGGTGCTGGAGCTGCTTCCGGGACGCGAGAACCTGTCGGAGTACCACCACCGCCACGGCCGCTTCCCGCTGGAGATGGCGACGCGGCTGGGCACCATGCTGGGCACCTACCACCGCGAGGCGGGCCGGGGCGCCGCCGCGGGAATCGACTCCATCTTCCCCCGCCAGCCGCCGTGGATCCTCTCGGTCCACTTCCACAACCCTTCGCTGTTCGGGCCGGTGAGCGCCGGCATCCGGCAGATGCTTGGCATCCTGGAGAGCCACCCGGACTTCGGGCGCGCGCTGGACGCGATCCGCACAGGGTGGCGGCACGAGGCGCTGGTGCACGGCGACATGAAGTGGGAGAACTGCATCGTCCTCCCCCCATCTACCGACGACGGGTTGCCTGACCTGCGCATCGTGGACTGGGAGCTGGCGGACGTGGGCGACCCGTGCTGGGACGTGGGCTCGCTCTTCCAGGCGTACCTCTGCGCGTGGATCCTGTCGATGCCCATGGACGGCGCCGCGGCCGAGACGCTGATCGCCCGCGCGCACCTCCCCGTGGAGCGCATGCAGCCGGCGATGCGCACCTTCTGGCAGGCGTACGTCCGCACCCGCGGCGCCGGGCGGACGGAGGCGGAAGAGCTGATGGCGCGCAGCATCCGCTACGCCGCCGCACGGATGATCCAGACGGCGTGGGAGTGGACGAGCGGCCACGAACGCATGAGCCCGCAGATGGCCGCGGTGCTCCAGGTGAGCCTTAACGTCCTCGCCCGCCCGGACGACGCGGTGGTGCACCTGCTGGGCATCGACGCGAGGATGGCCGCATGA